Proteins encoded within one genomic window of Plasmodium cynomolgi strain B DNA, chromosome 11, whole genome shotgun sequence:
- a CDS encoding hypothetical protein (putative): protein MRLPQLKFLTAGGARLSAPYVNLSAPRTYQHYAEEGRCINRKADQLMKSSDLRATVICKNFIRHDIQNGNKIKHKVLHEDGEPTDSSKMGIAEEATKSSAPFFLNDKLFYNHLVLKLMNGEKKMKTISSDFFYHLNKIHINYINNHFGESYLIFTKTSKIFFAVVASFSVLLTFFLVASSNYLEYNIILKYHIKFHSLLFSFFSAYYLGLQVGSYYFANNLHYIYTFLFLVSSVISMGMADYDIWASYYFLSLNYLAFIVINYCNMRLGIFPSCLFQNVNRVFFFSLLSNYLAVNKGKYIEQNIHLLRDEAVDAGRFRLFK from the coding sequence ATGAGGCTGCCCCAACTGAAATTCCTAACAGCCGGGGGCGCCAGGCTCTCGGCGCCGTATGTCAACCTCTCCGCTCCGAGAACCTACCAGCATTATGCAGAGGAAGGCCGCTGCATCAACAGGAAAGCCGACCAACTGATGAAGAGCAGTGACCTCCGTGCAACtgtaatttgtaaaaatttcatcagaCATGACatccaaaatgggaacaagATTAAGCACAAGGTTTTACATGAAGATGGAGAACCCACAGAtagcagcaaaatggggatagCGGAAGAAGCTACCAAAAGcagtgccccttttttcctcaacgacaaattattttacaatcACCTTGTCCTTAAATTGatgaatggagaaaaaaaaatgaaaaccatTTCGAGTGATTTCTTTTACcatttaaacaaaattcaTATAAACTATATAAATAACCATTTTGGAGAGAGCTACTTAATATTTACCAAGACctctaaaatatttttcgctGTGGTGGCTAGCTTTTCTGTTCTTTTAACCTTCTTCCTAGTAGCTTCCTCAAATTATCtagaatataatataattttgaagTACCACATAAAATTCCATTCTCttcttttctcatttttctccgCTTACTATTTGGGTTTACAAGTAGGTAGTTATTATTTTGCCAACAATCTTCACTACATATATACCTTCCTCTTTTTAGTATCATCAGTTATTTCCATGGGTATGGCTGACTATGACATATGGGCCTCctactattttttaagcttaAATTACTTGGCCTTCATAGTTATTAATTACTGTAATATGCGTTTGGGCATATTCCCTAGCTGCTTATTTCAGAATGTCAAtcgcgtttttttcttttcccttttgtcaAACTATTTGGCTGTCAACAAGGGGAAATATATCGAACAAAATATACACCTCTTGCGCGATGAAGCAGTTGACGCGGGACGTTTCAGGCTGTTCAAA
- a CDS encoding hypothetical protein (putative), with protein sequence MTIVTILSILLILNLFEVSSVVGSYTEKNQNEESCRYISVFRRPLCYRCYVFKPRNGNGIRCCQYYLQKRKEEKLEKLFSLQDIMKSTLDEKDMDDIKNLFPVFNEKLLKINNNYKYGGPNKGNKNITDIDDLEIEFNNKYFNLKDIKVNILSGNSNSKEKNKTKEENYYNKIKEESNFMKKKDELLQNSPFYSEKCFKSIHGYNCGRRNRREYREENADADEELDYDLAESIGEAEYYARMNRMNNPQQGGHGGASNPGGNKYAQGKSDHGYYDNKYYDSKYGTNYYSESSNSPSSSLFYLSKKFYLLNRLSQNPKKIVQKYIEFKEHLSGSEDKLDDFLDNEYYNTTQTINAVLNDDIQKTVEYDEKGDQSKNNSGRGFFSSLLRDFISLFYFPQKNVE encoded by the coding sequence ATGACTATTGTTACGATattgtccattttgttgattttaaatttatttgaagtAAGTTCGGTGGTGGGTAGTTACACGGAGAAGAACCAAAATGAGGAATCATGTCGGTATATCAGCGTGTTCAGAAGGCCCCTGTGTTATAGGTGCTACGTATTTAAGCCGAGGAACGGCAATGGCATCAGGTGCTGCCAGTACTATCTGCAAAAacggaaggaggaaaaactgGAAAAGCTATTTTCCCTGCAAGATATTATGAAGAGTACCCTGGACGAAAAAGACATGgatgatattaaaaatttatttcctgtATTCAacgaaaaattgttaaaaataaataataattataaatatggaGGTCCCAacaagggaaacaaaaacatTACTGATATTGACGATTTGGAAATCGAATTCAATAATAAATACTTCAATTTGAAAGACATAAAGGTTAACATTTTAAGTGGAAATAGCAatagtaaagaaaaaaacaaaacgaaggaggagaattattacaataaaataaaagaagaaagtaattttatgaagaaaaaggatgaaCTATTACAGAATAGTCCCTTTTATAGTGAAAAATGCTTCAAATCTATACATGGATATAATTGTGGAAGGAGAAACCGCAGAGAATATAGAGAAGAAAATGCTGATGCGGATGAAGAATTGGATTATGATTTGGCTGAGTCCATTGGGGAAGCAGAATACTATGCAAGAATGAATCGCATGAATAACCCACAGCAAGGGGGCCATGGAGGAGCTTCCAATCCAGGGGGTAATAAATATGCTCAGGGAAAGAGTGACCATGGTTATTACgacaataaatattatgataGTAAGTATGGAACAAATTACTACAGTGAGAGTAGCAACTCTCCAAGCTCCTCTCTTTTTTACTTgtccaaaaaattttacctaTTGAATAGGTTGTCTCAGAAccctaaaaaaattgtacagaaATATATCGAGTTTAAAGAACACCTATCTGGATCAGAGGACAAATTGGATGACTTCCTCGACAATGAGTACTACAACACGACGCAAACGATAAACGCCGTTTTGAACGACGATATTCAGAAGACCGTTGAGTATGATGAGAAGGGGGACCAGAGCAAGAACAACAGCGGCAGGGGGTTCTTCTCCTCCCTGCTCCGCGACTTTATTTCGCTCTTTTACTTCCCGCAGAAGAATGTGGAG
- a CDS encoding DNA polymerase 1 (putative), whose translation MKLFFFLKRSRKHLRKHRNVHSDSYICRSNVRFFHTVNYAHLAHLVSKKRSNSDEASSLHALLSTLTKRRHSENSHYSEVSSHKGHTCHIEANHCEYKNALTRWKELVKIYISWFPEITEDKYKSKCFSLPTYLVIHVVVPRSDTSQTNTLQQFEEFNFDTLLKGIYRKGENTPDRDLHKYPPEVPNHSVYNAKGGSSPNGDNLGSYHVHYVIGRNIGDAYNRVESVVSEADVAELGIQVKDQTDKSDKREVYSERNYFFSINMLELKGNEADRELLNRCIRGNFTETVNPLAKFQPIGDHHPYPFLFIVYDYKTLIHVFNNIRLEVPNIGSVFDVYILSSLLQLVQRGEKLQNVFSAYAAESGGGMLSVLRSSTSVLELPTPLILCISEIERRGIFLNQKKIEEIHQSCSNPLVYKEEIEHLCECNINLNSSKQVSSLIYRHLLDLSLSPNVEVVTTNGDAMPHAERVNYDHTVGRNNSGKPLSHTCDGFYEEEGIFECGEENIGEEAKGPQLKYCKGANKEDTMRRGEKIEKSNLLRSIITNGNYTGSVTMPSLAIGTSEETKPFPQLNNTINEMRRSKSLQTNNKTLKLIVDEIERNEHITEKEKEKIKKIINNVKLYRESKKLFQNYIENLPKFIQKETNKIHCNFNQIGASTGRLSCEQPNLQNIHSRFRCAISLKGGDVGNGNRGSAEVGRDKLTTAEQPPREKLTCEVSPHGSAPHGGAPPDGENLITFDYKQMELFVMAYLSFDVQLLKMLQSGDVFVETAKVLFNTTQVTSELRRMTKTVIYGILYGQTENGLAKSLLISEGMASNLISNFFQVFPNVYRFMQMQKILLKHMNRVYTLIGRKRIIEPTIKNKYRISMNTPIQGCAADVMKFALLSCFRIMTHGHGCHAANDFRGVHGPHSKQDVHSTCDYPQSARLLEINNVSASLLEENKPFLKATKLILQVHDELLFESTRRATAPIIRLFSPVLENAFYNLIHYTNTCDRLVLLYDYMHDHISVQTYIEYLQLSNNGQTWDPHSYGPNDDRNHNLSNKLNSIFEKFNFMLPIKVETGDYYKEFS comes from the exons atgaaattgttcttctttttaaaacgAAGTCGCAAACATTTGAGAAAACACAGGAACGTCCACAGTGACTCGTACATATGCAGGAGCAACGTCAGATTTTTTCACACTGTAAATTATGCGCACTTGGCGCATTTGgttagtaaaaaaagaagcaattcGGACGAAGCGAGTTCGCTGCATGCTCTGCTTAGCACTTTGACGAAGCGAAGGCATAGCGAAAATAGCCATTACAGTGAAGTTAGCAGTCACAAGGGGCACACCTGCCATATCGAAGCAAATCACTGTGAATACAAAAACGCTTTAACCAGGTGGAAAGAGCTAGTAAAGATATACATAAGCTGGTTCCCAGAAATTACCGAAGATAAATATAAGTCGAAATGTTTTTCCCTACCTACCTATTTGGTCATCCATGTGGTGGTCCCTCGTAGCGACACAAGTCAGACAAATACATTGCAACAATTTGAGGAATTCAATTTTGATACTCTCCTAAAAGGTATTTAtcgaaagggggaaaacacaCCTGATAGGGACCTCCACAAATATCCTCCCGAAGTGCCAAATCACTCTGTTTACAatgcaaaaggaggaagctcACCAAATGGAG acaatttAGGTAGTTACCATGTACACTACGTTATCGGAAGAAATATCGGCGATGCGTACAATAGAGTAGAAAGCGTTGTAAGTGAGGCGGATGTTGCTGAACTGGGAATACAAGTAAAGGATCAAACAGATAAAAGTGATAAACGGGAGGTATACAGCGAAAGAAACTACTTCTTCTCTATTAACATGCTTGAACTGAAAGGTAACGAGGCGGACAGGGAGTTACTAAATCGATGTATTAGAGGAAATTTTACAGAAACAGTTAACCCCTTGGCGAAGTTTCAACCCATTGGTGACCACCACCCCTATCCGTTTCTCTTCATCGTGTATGACTATAAAACTCTAATTCATGTATTTAATAACATCAGATTGGAAGTGCCAAATATTGGCAGCGTCTTCGATGTCTATATTTTGAGTTCCCTATTGCAGCTGGTccagaggggggagaagcttCAAAATGTGTTTAGTGCATATGCAGCAGAGTCTGGAGGAGGTATGTTGTCGGTGCTGAGAAGCAGTACGTCCGTTTTGGAGCTACCCACT CCACTCATCCTATGTATTAGCGAAATTGAAAGgagaggaatttttttaaaccaaaaaaaaattgaggaaaTTCACCAGAGTTGTAGTAACCCCTTAGTGTATAAGGAAGAGATAGAACACCTCTGTGAATGTAACATCAATTTGAATTCGTCGAAGCAGGTTTCATCTCTCATATATAGACACTTGCTCGATCTTTCCCTCAGCCCTAACGTGGAGGTAGTCACAACAAATGGAGATGCAATGCCTCATGCGGAGAGAGTAAATTATGATCATACTGTTGGAAGGAACAATAGTGGTAAACCGTTAAGTCACACATGTGATGGATTTTACGAGGAGGAAGGGATATTTGAATGTGGGGAGGAAAACATaggggaggaagcaaaagGCCCACAGTTGAAATATTGCAAAGGAGCGAATAAAGAAGATACGATgaggaggggagaaaagaTAGAAAAGAGTAACTTACTGAGAAGCATTATTACGAATGGTAACTACACTGGTTCTGTGACAATGCCGTCTTTGGCCATCGGGACATCGGAAGAAACGAAGCCATTCCCCCAACTTAACAACACCATTAACGaaatgagaagaagcaaaagtcTGCAGACGAACAACAAAACGCTCAAACTGATTGTGGACGAAATTGAACGGAATGAACATAtaacagaaaaggaaaaggaaaaaataaaaaaaattatcaacaaCGTGAAACTGTACAGGGAGTCCAAGAAGCTGTTTCAGaattatatagaaaatttGCCCAAGTTTATACAGAAGGAGACGAACAAGATTCACTGCAACTTCAATCAGATAGGAGCGTCCACGGGCCGACTCTCCTGCGAGCAGCCCAATCTGCAGAACATCCACTCGAGGTTCCGCTGCGCGATATCACTCAAGGGGGGGGATGTTGGCAACGGCAATCGAGGCAGCGCAGAAGTAGGAAGGGATAAGCTAACCACAGCGGAGCAGCCTCCCCGGGAAAAGTTAACCTGTGAAGTATCCCCCCACGGAAGCGCTCCCCACGGAGGTGCCCCCCCTGATGGAGAAAACCTCATCACGTTCGACTACAAGCAAATGGAGTTGTTCGTCATGGCGTACCTCAGCTTCGACGTGCAGTTACTGAAGATGCTGCAGAGCGGCGATGTCTTCGTTGAGACCGCCAAGGTACTATTTAACACAACCCAAGTGACTAGCGAGCTAAGGAGAATGACCAAAACGGTGATCTATGGGATACTATACGGACAGACTGAAAATGGATTGGCCAAAAGCCTCCTGATAAGCGAAGGAATGGCAAGTAATCTAATTTCGAATTTCTTTCAGGTTTTCCCAAACGTGTACCGATTTatgcaaatgcaaaaaattttgctcaaGCATATGAATAGAGTATACACGTTAATCGGGCGAAAGAGGATAATTGAGCCcaccataaaaaataaataccgCATAAGTATGAACACGCCGATTCAGGGGTGCGCGGCAGACGTCATGAAGTTCGCCCTGTTGTCTTGCTTCCGCATCATGACGCATGGGCATGGGTGCCATGCCGCAAACGATTTCAGAGGTGTGCATGGACCACATAGCAAGCAGGACGTGCACTCCACGTGTGATTATCCCCAGAGCGCACGCCTGTTAGAAATAAACAACGTGAGTGCATCCCTCCTGGAAGAAAACAAACCATTCCTAAAAGCaacgaaattaattttgcaaGTGCACGATGAATTGTTATTTGAGAGCACCAGAAGAGCTACGGCCCCTATCATTCGACTCTTCAGCCCCGTCCTAGAAAACgccttttacaatttaattcACTACACAAATACGTGTGATAGGTTGGTTCTTCTTTACGATTACATGCATGATCATATTTCTGTTCAGACATATATAGAGTATCTACAGCTATCTAATAATGGTCAGACGTGGGATCCCCACTCCTATGGACCAAATGATGATAGGAACCATAATTTGTCcaacaaattaaattcaatttttgaaaagtttaattttatgttaccGATTAAGGTAGAAACGGGAGACTACTACAAGGAGTTTTCTTAA
- a CDS encoding hypothetical protein (putative) codes for MEGPNDSAENTESGPNYVSPESGPNGANTANTANTANTANTANSANGTFSFQMLDMIITSGSTDRSKSQEKETNYMTENTTGKRPSCTSEERAEISSGTKRAKRKSSLPEQTANSDEDAVQFKKELHNLGKREMKKKMVYNMNSEVAIGSGSEFSLLGELLPVEGAPGLASPKEEMPILGDFMDSLSGGNSSWGEQYHLCGESDKRSDTNDRHEKHMNEQDVDALLAKMEQADEEVLLSKSIDCTNCKYYLKELTSRNYMDFSYMDQYISEGERNLLLLKNKKIEELENGNKLMKQKMRKLKKENKILSSKLDTLAESLSDLRDHFDKLMEENKSLKEVNKQLRVDLEKGQLCKEEMEGANRKGANRKGANRKGANRKGANKKDAPSSSHGRGDPPERDFENSIDNELFNEL; via the coding sequence ATGGAGGGGCCTAATGACAGCGCAGAGAACACTGAAAGTGGGCCCAATTACGTTAGCCCCGAAAGTGGGCCCAACGGTGCGAACACGGCGAACACGGCGAACACGGCTAACACGGCTAACACGGCAAACTCGGCGAACGGCACCTTCTCGTTCCAGATGCTCGACATGATCATCACGAGCGGCAGCACTGACCGATCGAAGTCGCAAGAGAAGGAGACGAACTATATGACAGAAAATACAACGGGGAAGAGGCCCTCATGTACATCCGAAGAACGAGCAGAAATTTCAAGCGGAACAAAACGAGCAAAGCGGAAAAGCTCTCTCCCTGAGCAAACTGCCAACAGTGATGAAGATGCAGTTCAATTTAAGAAGGAACTTCACAATttggggaaaagggaaatgaagaaaaaaatggtctATAATATGAACTCAGAGGTAGCAATAGGAAGCGGTTCGGAATTCTCCCTTCTGGGGGAGTTGCTGCCTGTTGAAGGGGCCCCTGGTTTGGCTTCACCTAAAGAGGAGATGCCAATTCTGGGCGACTTTATGGACTCCCTAAGTGGTGGCAATAGCAGCTGGGGGGAACAGTACCACCTGTGTGGGGAAAGTGACAAACGTAGCGATACGAATGATCGGCATGAAAAACACATGAACGAACAGGACGTGGATGCGCtactagccaaaatggaacaGGCGGATGAAGAAGTCCTCCTCTCAAAGAGCATCGATTGTACCAACTGTAAATACTACTTAAAAGAATTGACGAGCAGAAACTACATGGACTTCTCCTACATGGATCAGTATATCAGCGAGGGGGAGAGGAACCTacttttattaaaaaataaaaaaattgaggaattagaaaatgggaacaaattaatgaaacaaaaaatgaggaagttgaaaaaggagaacaaaaTTCTGAGCAGCAAACTGGACACACTCGCCGAGAGCTTAAGCGATTTAAGGGACCACTTTGACAAGCtaatggaagaaaataaatctcTAAAGGAGGTGAATAAACAGCTGCGCGTGGATCTGGAGAAGGGGCAGTTGTGTAAGGAGGAAATGGAAGGGGCAAATAGGAAAGGGGCAAACAGGAAAGGTGCGAACAGGAAAGGTGCGAACAGGAAAGGCGCgaacaaaaaggatgcaCCTTCTTCATCCCATGGAAGAGGCGATCCCCCCGAAAGGGATTTTGAAAACTCAATCgataatgaattatttaacGAGCTTTGA